The genomic region GCGAACTCGCCCGGCTCGGCACCGGCGAGAAGGGCGCGCTCACCGTCCACCTCGCGCTGCCGGACCCGGGTTTTCGCACCTGGTACGACCGGCTGGGTGACGTGGTGCCCTGGACGGCGCTGCTGGTCACCCTCGCCGCGATCGGCTACGGCCTGCGCCCACGCCGCGCGGTCCCACCAGTGCGAGAAGTCGCAGCCGCGGCTACTCCTTCTGCTTCGCCCGGCTCGGCTGCACCCGAGCGGGCTCGCCTGGCATCTTCGGGTGGTCCGGCGGGTAGGGCATCTCGCCGAGTCCCTCGTCGTGCTCCTGACGGTGTGACAGCTCCAGCACCGCCTCCAGGCCGAAGGCGTGGTCGCCCAGCTCCGCCCACGGATCGCCCAGCTCGGCCAGCCGGTCCGGGACCGTCCGCAGGGTGAAGTCCCGAGGTGCGACCTGGTCCAGCTCCTCCCAGCGCAGCGGGGTGGAGACGGTGGCCTCCGGCCGGGCGCGCAGCGAGTAGGCGGAGGCGATGGTGCGGTCCCGGGCCATCTGGTTGTAGTCGACGAAGAGCTTCTCGCCGCGCTCCTCCTTCCACCAGGCGGTGGTGACCTGCTCGGGCATCCGGCGCTCGAGCTCCCGGCCGAGCGCGATGGCGCAGCGGCGCACTTCGGAGAAGGTCCAGTTCGGCGTGATCGGCACGTAGACGTGCAGGCCGCGCCCGCCGGAGGTCTTGGGCCAGCCGCGCAGCCCGTACTCGCCGAGCAGCTCGCGCAGCTGGTGCGCGGCGCGCACCGCGTCGGTGAAGTCGGTGCCGGGCTGAGGGTCGAGATCCAGCCGCAGCTCGTCGGGCCGGTCGGTGTCGGTGCGCCGGACCGGCCAGGGGTGGAAGGTCAGGCAGCCGAGGTTGGCAGCCCAGAGCACGGCGGCCGGCTCGCTGGGGCAGATCTCGTCGGCGAACCGTCCGCTGGGGAAGGCGATCCGGGCGGTGGGCAGCCAGTCGGGCGTGTTCTTCGGCGCCCGCTTCTGGTAGAAGAACTCGCCCTCCACGCCGTCGGGGAACCGTTGCAGCGTGGTCGGCCGGTCGCGCAGGGCGCGCAGCGCCGCTTCGGCGACGGCCTGGTAGTAGTGCGCCACGTCCAGCTTGGTGTAGCCGGGACCGGGGAAGTACACCTTGCTCGGATTGGTCAGCCGCACAGTGCGCCCGCCGACCTCCAGTTCCACCGCTTCGCCCATGGCTCCACGCTAGGCCGGGCGCCCCGGACCGGCACGTGGACGGGCACGCACCGGCATGTGGACGGCACGAACCGGCATGTGGACGGCACTCACCGGCACGCGGGCGGCACGCGGTGCGGGCGGCGGCCGGGTGACGCACCATCAGAGGCATGGACCTTCCCGTGATGCCGCCCGTCGAGCCGATGCTGGCCAAGGCGGTGGACGAGATCCCCGCGGGCATGCACTACGAGGCCAAATGGGACGGCTTCCGGGCCATCGTCTTCCGCGACGGCGCCGAGCTGGAGCTGGCCAGCCGCACCGGCAAGTCGCTGACCCGGTACTTCCCGGAGCTGCTGGACGCCTTCCGGGCCGAGCTGCCCGAGCGCTGCGTGCTGGACGGCGAGATCGTGCTGGCGCACGACGGGCGGCTGCACTTCGAGGAGTTGCAGGAGCGGATCCATCCGGCGGCCTCCCGGGTGAAGAAGCTGGCCGCCGAGAATCCGGCCTCGTTCGTGGCCTTCGACCTGCTGGCGCTCGGCGACCAGTCGCTGACCGAGCGCTCGCTCAGCGAACGCCGTCCGGCGCTGGTGGCGGCCCTCGCGCAGGCCGGGCCCTGCGTGCACATCGCGCCGGCCACCCGGGACCGCGAGCTGGCCCGGCAGTGGTTCACCCAGTTCGAGGGCGCGGGCCTGGACGGGATCGTGGCCAAGCCGCTGGAGCAGCCGTACCGTCCCGGGGTCCGGGCGATGTTCAAGATCAAGCACGGCCGCACCGCCGACTGCGTGGTGGCCGGCTACCGCGAGCACAAGGACGGGCAGGGCGTCGGCTCGCTGCTGCTCGGCCTCTACGACGCTGCGGGCGTACTGCAGCACGTCGGCGTCTGCGCCTCGTTCACCGCCGCCCGCCGCCGGGCGCTGGCCGAGGAGCTGGCCCCGCTGCGGCTGCCCGACCCGAGCGGGCACCCGTGGGCGGCCTGGACGGACGAGGCGGCGCACGAGGCCGGCCGGATGCCCGGTGCCCCGAGCCGGTGGAGCGGCGGCAAGGACGCGACCTGGGTGGCGCTCCGCCCTGAGCTGGTCTGCGAGGTCGCGTACGATCACATGGAAGGGACCCGGTTCCGGCACACCACCCGTTTCCAGCGGTGGCGGTCCGACCGGTCCCCGCGGAGCTGTGACTACAGCCAACTGGAGGAGCCGGTCGGCTACGACCTGGCGCAGCTGCTGGCCGAGGGCGTGTCGCCGGATCGCTGACGGCCACGGCAGCCTCCCGGATCGAGAACAGCAGGTGAGGATCATGGTCCTCTCACGGCAGGAAGCTCGCGAGAGCCGGCGGATCGAGGCCCGACTGGCGGCCGAGGACCCGCGGCTGGCCCGAAGGTTCGATCAGTGGCGGCGCAGCCGTGAACGAGTCGCCGAGGCCGCCGCCCTGGCCGCGGGCCGCGACCCGGCCGAGGACCCGAACGCGGCCCACACCCGCCTGCGCCGCCTCTGGCACGAGATCCTGCGCGGTCGCATCCCACTGCCCTGACAGCCCGCCTCCCGCCTGCTGCGTCACTCCAACGGCCGCGGGATCCCGTCCGGTGGGGCGGCTGGTTTGGCACCATCGAGTCAGGGGACACGCGAGGCCGAGAAGGTGAGAGCGGATGTCCAGCGACGCGATCGTGCTGCTGAAGCAGGACCACAAGGAGCTGCTGCGGCTCTTCAAGGCTTACCGCACGGCCCCCGCCACCGACCTCGACGCCCGTGGCGACCTGGCCCAGCAGATCGTGCACGACCTCACCGTGCACTCCTACCTGGTGGACGAGGTGCTGTACCCCGAGGTCAGCGCCCTGCTGCGGGACCCGGCGCACGCGGCGCTGCTCGGCTACCAGGACCACCTGGCGATCGACCGGCTCTGCGAGGAGGTGGCCGACCGCTCCCCCACCGACCCCGGCTTCGCAGCCGGGGTGGAGACCCTGCTGTCCGCCGCGGTGCGCCAGATGGAGCGCGAGGAGCGGGACTGGTTCCCGCTGCTGCGGGCCGCGCTCGGCCGGCGGGACATGCAGGAGATCGGCACCCGGCTGCTCGCGGTGCGCGAGACAGCCCCACGCCACCACCCGGACCAGGCCGAACCACGTGCGGTCGAACCCGGCGCGGTCGAACCCGACCAGGCCGAGCCCGACCGAGCTGGGCCCGACCAGGCCGAGCCCGGGCCGGTTGAGCCCGGGCCGGTTGAGCCCGGGCCGGTTTCCGGCGCCGCACAGGGGGCACCGGGGTAACGAGGGGGGTGGTGACCGGCGAGGTCGAGCATCCAGGAGGCACGGACCATGCGAGTGACCGCCACCACGGACGGGGCGCCCGAGGGCGTCGCCGCCGAGCGCCTGATCGACGAGCGGCTGCTGCACGAGCTGGAACAGCTCCACCGGACCCGGCACGAGACCTTCCTGTACGGCTCCGACGACGCCCTGCGACATCACACCGATCGCCTGGCGGCCCTGGAGGCGGAGTACCTGCGCCGCTTCCCGGACCGGCTGGTGACCGCCGGGCGGACCCGCTCGGGCGCCCGGGCCAGGGAGGCCGCCGCCCGGGCCGAGGCCACCCCAACCGAGAGCGCCCACTGAGCCCGGCCCACTGAGCCAGAGCGCCCACTGAGCCAGAGCACCCACTGAGGGAGCGCGCCGATGACCGAGGCCAGCGCCAAGGACCGCACCGAGCGCCGCGGGCGCGAGGTGGTACGGCTGTACGCCGAGGCGACCGCCTCCTTCGGGCGCCGGGTGCACCAGGTGGCCCGTAACCAGTGGCACTCGCCCACCCCGTGCGCCGACTGGTCCGTGCACGATCTGGTCAACCACCTGACCGCCGGCCAGCTCTGGGTTCCCGAACTGCTGATGGGCGCCACCATCGCCGAGGTCGGCGACCGCTTCGACGGCGACATGCTCGGCGCCGATCCGGTCGCGGCCTGGACCTCGGCCGCCACCGCCGCCCGGGCCGCCTTCACGGTGCCGGGCGCGATGGATCTCACCGTCCACCTCTCCTACGGCGACCGCGCCGCCCTGGACTACTGCGCGGAGCTGACGGTGGACCTGACCGTGCACACCTGGGACCTCGCCCACGCCACCGGCCAGGACGCCCACCTGGCACCCGAGCTGGTGGAGTTCGCGCTGCACGAGGTCACCCCCTACGCCGACCAGCTGGCGGCGAGCGGCGCCTTCGCCCCACCCGTCGCCACCCCGCCGCAGGCCGACCCGCAGACCCGGCTGCTCGGCCTGCTCGGCCGCCGGGCCGCCCCGCCGCTGCAGATCGACCCGGAGGCCACCGGCTAGCCCCGCGCCGCTGATGTTCCGTCAGGCCGCACGCCGACGGCCCGTCACCGCCATCGCCGCCCCGCATACAAACCGCTGTTCACCATCCGATATCGTCACCGCTCTCACGACGCCATGTCGTGGCCGGACCCCCACCAGGGCCCGGCCGAGGCAGTGCGCACACAGTTGTGCGCCTATGCTCAGGGGAGCAACATCACGTGCACCACAACCCACTGCGCCGGACTCTTCCGGCTCTTGCGGCGTTCGGCATAGCCGTGGCCGCACCGCTCGCCACCGCGGGCACCGCACACGCCCAGGGTGACCGCTGCGGGGACCTCGCCATCGAGTACTCGATCGACGGCGGCAAGACCTGGA from Kitasatospora azatica KCTC 9699 harbors:
- the ligD gene encoding non-homologous end-joining DNA ligase; translated protein: MGEAVELEVGGRTVRLTNPSKVYFPGPGYTKLDVAHYYQAVAEAALRALRDRPTTLQRFPDGVEGEFFYQKRAPKNTPDWLPTARIAFPSGRFADEICPSEPAAVLWAANLGCLTFHPWPVRRTDTDRPDELRLDLDPQPGTDFTDAVRAAHQLRELLGEYGLRGWPKTSGGRGLHVYVPITPNWTFSEVRRCAIALGRELERRMPEQVTTAWWKEERGEKLFVDYNQMARDRTIASAYSLRARPEATVSTPLRWEELDQVAPRDFTLRTVPDRLAELGDPWAELGDHAFGLEAVLELSHRQEHDEGLGEMPYPPDHPKMPGEPARVQPSRAKQKE
- a CDS encoding ATP-dependent DNA ligase; amino-acid sequence: MDLPVMPPVEPMLAKAVDEIPAGMHYEAKWDGFRAIVFRDGAELELASRTGKSLTRYFPELLDAFRAELPERCVLDGEIVLAHDGRLHFEELQERIHPAASRVKKLAAENPASFVAFDLLALGDQSLTERSLSERRPALVAALAQAGPCVHIAPATRDRELARQWFTQFEGAGLDGIVAKPLEQPYRPGVRAMFKIKHGRTADCVVAGYREHKDGQGVGSLLLGLYDAAGVLQHVGVCASFTAARRRALAEELAPLRLPDPSGHPWAAWTDEAAHEAGRMPGAPSRWSGGKDATWVALRPELVCEVAYDHMEGTRFRHTTRFQRWRSDRSPRSCDYSQLEEPVGYDLAQLLAEGVSPDR
- a CDS encoding DUF3040 domain-containing protein; this translates as MVLSRQEARESRRIEARLAAEDPRLARRFDQWRRSRERVAEAAALAAGRDPAEDPNAAHTRLRRLWHEILRGRIPLP
- a CDS encoding hemerythrin domain-containing protein, whose product is MSSDAIVLLKQDHKELLRLFKAYRTAPATDLDARGDLAQQIVHDLTVHSYLVDEVLYPEVSALLRDPAHAALLGYQDHLAIDRLCEEVADRSPTDPGFAAGVETLLSAAVRQMEREERDWFPLLRAALGRRDMQEIGTRLLAVRETAPRHHPDQAEPRAVEPGAVEPDQAEPDRAGPDQAEPGPVEPGPVEPGPVSGAAQGAPG
- a CDS encoding DUF6158 family protein gives rise to the protein MRVTATTDGAPEGVAAERLIDERLLHELEQLHRTRHETFLYGSDDALRHHTDRLAALEAEYLRRFPDRLVTAGRTRSGARAREAAARAEATPTESAH
- a CDS encoding TIGR03086 family metal-binding protein — protein: MTEASAKDRTERRGREVVRLYAEATASFGRRVHQVARNQWHSPTPCADWSVHDLVNHLTAGQLWVPELLMGATIAEVGDRFDGDMLGADPVAAWTSAATAARAAFTVPGAMDLTVHLSYGDRAALDYCAELTVDLTVHTWDLAHATGQDAHLAPELVEFALHEVTPYADQLAASGAFAPPVATPPQADPQTRLLGLLGRRAAPPLQIDPEATG